From the genome of Phyllopteryx taeniolatus isolate TA_2022b unplaced genomic scaffold, UOR_Ptae_1.2 contig_845, whole genome shotgun sequence, one region includes:
- the LOC133474040 gene encoding type-2 ice-structuring protein-like yields MLPLSLLLCAIVALATAQDRNHTRSLAAAGCPAGWSQHKNRCFFFDATLKTWVQAEARCQQIGGNLASVASDDEYAFIQTLTQNPTWLGGSDCQTAGAWFWMDGQQMKWRFWCPLKPDNLLPQCCMQMNVGGDKCWDDVPCSSTLPFVCARSLQGN; encoded by the exons ATGCTGCCCCTGTCTTTACTTTTGTGTGCCATTGTGGCGCTGGCAACAGCTCAGG ACCGCAACCACACTAGATCGCTGGCAGCAGCCGGTTGTCCAGCTGGCTGGAGCCAACACAAGAACCGCTGTTTCTTCTTTGATGCGACACTCAAGACCTGGGTTCAGGCCGAG GCGCGTTGCCAGCAAATCGGAGGGAACCTCGCATCTGTAGCGAGCGATGACGAATATGCATTCATTCAGACGCTGACTCAGAATCCCACGTGGCTCGGAGGCTCAGATTGTCAAACG GCCGGGGCCTGGTTTTGGATGGATGGTCAACAAATGAAGTGGAGATTCTGGTGTCCACTAAAACCAGACAACTTGCTGCCACAGTGCTGCATGCAGATGAATGTTGGCG GGGATAAATGCTGGGACGATGTGCCCTGTAGCTCCACCCTTCCGTTTGTGTGCGCGAGGTCTCTTCAGGGGAATTAA